One Aegilops tauschii subsp. strangulata cultivar AL8/78 chromosome 7, Aet v6.0, whole genome shotgun sequence genomic window carries:
- the LOC141027561 gene encoding GDSL esterase/lipase At5g03600-like: MLEERDNVHILDLYTAFTDIINHAPGGGSAESKNFKGKLTPCCESTYKGGYCGERSNSGKRLYDLCDTPDRMFYWDQTHPTHAGWEAVMKALQQPLMEFLDEDYVA, encoded by the exons ATGCTCGAAGAAAGGGACAACGTTCACATACTGGACCTCTACACCGCTTTCACTGACATCATCAATCATGCCCCTG GTGGAGGGTCGGCCGAGTCCAAGAATTTCAAGGGCAAACTGACCCCGTGCTGCGAGAGTACCTATAAGGGAGGGTACTGTGGAGAGCGTAGCAATTCAGGGAAGCGCTTGTACGACCTATGCGATACTCCTGACAGGATGTTCTACTGGGACCAGACACACCCAACACATGCTGGGTGGGAAGCTGTAATGAAGGCGCTGCAACAGCCTTTGATGGAGTTTCTTGATGAGGACTACGTTGCATGA
- the LOC120969195 gene encoding GDSL esterase/lipase At2g36325-like, which translates to MRVRMRFSCKLIVRAARVEARGTPSAQGARNQWSSMFVFGDDFVDNGNRPNITGEKTSRQWSYPYGSYLNSHYSTSPVLTGRFSNYRMQSDFIARMLGLHEAPPAYELTEDQSCDSSGMTFASGGAGVFKVKTKKVPTLAAQVQTFKRLVKDGVISTHQLHHSIALIAISGNDYMSDSDIETGFYTSFDDLDTYVGNVATEILDNVAQLQMLGVRKFKQLHHV; encoded by the exons ATGCGCGTGCGCATGCGCTTCTCCTGCAAGTTGATCGTCAGAG CTGCTCGCGTGGAGGCCCGAGGTACACCTTCTGCCCAGGGGGCGAGGAACCAATGGTCCAGCATGTTCGTCTTCGGCGACGACTTTGTCGACAACGGCAACCGTCCCAACATCACCGGTGAAAAGACATCGCGCCAATGGAGCTACCCCTACGGCTCCTATCTCAACTCTCATTATTCTACGTCTCCTGTTTTGACCGGGCGCTTCTCCAACTACAGGATGCAATCAGATTTTATAG CAAGGATGTTGGGTCTCCATGAAGCCCCTCCAGCGTACGAGCTCACAGAAGATCAATCTTGTGACTCatctggcatgacctttgctTCTGGTGGCGCTGGTGTCTTCAAGGTGAAGACCAAGAAGGTGCCGACCCTTGCCGCACAGGTTCAAACTTTCAAGAGGCTTGTCAAGGACGGGGTCATCTCAACACATCAGCTTCACCACTCCATCGCGCTCATCGCCATCTCCGGCAATGATTACATGAGCGACTCCGACATTGAGACTGGCTTCTACACAAGCTTCGATGAT CTAGATACTTATGTCGGAAACGTGGCGACTGAGATTCTAGATAATGTGGCGCAACTGCAGATGCTTGGTGTGAGAAAG TTCAAACAACTACACCACGTGTGA